From the Cryptosporidium parvum Iowa II chromosome 2, whole genome shotgun sequence genome, one window contains:
- a CDS encoding 40S ribosomal protein S6 has product AVPKMKLNIANPTTGLQKCIEIDDEKLLLPFFERRIGSELDCSFLGEEFKGYILKITGGNDKQGFPMMQGVLTSNRVRLLFRKGMKCYRPRRTGEMKRKSVRGCIVSHDLSVLSLVVVERGEQDIPGLTDGEKPRRLGPKRASKIRKLFNLSPSDDVRKFVVRRKIEGKEKTKAPKIQRLVTKERLQRKKKYRRTLKERSEASANAKKEYQKLLETLKENKTNTK; this is encoded by the coding sequence GCAGTTCccaaaatgaaattaaacaTTGCTAATCCAACAACAGGACTTCAGAAATGTATTGAAATTGACGACGAGAAGTTACTCTTACCTTTCTTCGAAAGAAGAATTGGTTCTGAACTTGACTGTAGCTTCTTGGGTGAGGAATTCAAGGgttatattttgaaaattaccGGTGGTAATGACAAACAAGGCTTTCCAATGATGCAGGGTGTTTTAACAAGTAATCGTGTTCGTCTTTTATTCAGAAAAGGTATGAAATGCTATCGCCCACGTCGCACAGGTGAAATGAAGAGAAAGTCAGTCCGTGGATGCATCGTTAGCCATGACTTATCTGTATTAAGTTTGGTAGTTGTTGAGAGAGGAGAGCAGGATATTCCAGGACTTACTGATGGTGAAAAGCCAAGACGCCTTGGACCAAAGAGAGCTTCTAAGATCAGAAAGCTATTCAACCTCAGCCCATCTGATGATGTTCGTAAATTCGTTGTTCGCAGAAAGATTGAAGGTAAGGAAAAGACTAAGGCACCAAAGATCCAACGTTTGGTCACCAAGGAACGTTTACagagaaagaagaaatatagACGTACACTCAAGGAGCGTTCTGAGGCATCTGCTAACGCCAAGAAGGAATACCAGAAGCTTCTTGAGACTTTGA